Proteins from a single region of Amblyomma americanum isolate KBUSLIRL-KWMA chromosome 10, ASM5285725v1, whole genome shotgun sequence:
- the LOC144108695 gene encoding uncharacterized protein LOC144108695, producing the protein MAGKARVCSHIGALLWKLEMGVQLGITGISCTDKTAAWNRGTKRNVEPALLNSMSFNLKRSTVDPASTQHPRPTRKVEHFASKEELADHIKKSPYGELFNIPGTLLHNILMTTRREIQQPSQAPASVQRQQATHHSEKVAFQSPKCKERQLNKVEPPVDDFEITLQRPLCNLNFGKLLGTERAVDKLILTMTSAKKIEAATREQRNCAEWFSHLDITKADDAQQELPPPCTAVS; encoded by the exons ATGGCCGGAAAAGCACGTGTTTGTAGCCATATTGGTGCCCTGTTGTGGAAGCTAGAAATGGGCGTCCAGCTAGGCATCACTGGCATCTCATGTACCGACAAGACGGCAGCTTGGAATCGGGGTACAAAGAGAAATGTTGAGCCGGCCCTTCTCAATTCCATGTCCTTCAATCTTAAGAGGTCAACGGTGGACCCCGCAAGCACGCAGCACCCAAGGCCGACCCGAAAGGTCGAGCATTTTGCAAGCAAAGAAGAACTCGCAGACCACATCAAGAAGTCACCTTATGGCGAGCTCTTCAATATTCCTG GCACCCTTCTCCACAACATATTGATGACGACGAGAAGGGAGATCCAGCAACCTTCTCAGGCACCAGCAAGTGTCCAGAGGCAACAAGCGACACATCACTCAGAGAAG GTTGCCTTCCAGTCACCGAAGTGCAAAGAAAGGCAGCTGAACAAAGTGGAGCCACCAGTGGACGACTTCGAGATTACTCTCCAAAGACCTCTGTGCAACCTCAACTTCGGAAAGCTGCTTGGAACTGAGCGAGCAGTGGATAAGCTCATCCTTACCATGACctctgcaaaaaaaattgaagctgccACAAGGGAGCAAAGAAACTGTGCCGAGTGGTTTTCCCACC TGGATATAACCAAGGCTGATGATGCACAGCAGGAACTTCCTCCTCCTTGCACAGCTGTCTCCTAA
- the LOC144108696 gene encoding uncharacterized protein LOC144108696 produces the protein MRDDRGPPPVKRKRQESPSDESEASDAVQQTPPHNVVCIGHHSVSLPFSHGVSVISNVQDVFATSNKLDVSLKTDAASSRLDASFEETTMAADQQNSSLSREETEMKVEKKDNSTQWELEEPVPDHTYADTNDSSNTPLTMRSIHFQYLTPQDVHFYTGLPFDAFNKLIILLRANGTKVGGILGLEQQLLLTLMRLRLGLLCGDLARRFSISIATVSTIFSSMMSTLAKVMEDIVVWLPRSVVYDSMPYTFVKNGYDRTTCIFDCTEAWLQRPKKLMARAQSYSAYKGSNTIKFLTVIAPNGLIMFVSDVYGGRASDKYIVRTCGVKDYLLPGDEIMADRGFKLEPHLEAQGIRMNAPAFTRGKSQLSEKEVTKTRRIASLRIHVERAINRIKTYRIFKQALPIKSRKHINMIVFVCAGLCILKGPLIKEQQEQ, from the exons ATGCGCGATGACCGTGGTCCACCACCTGTCAAACGAAAG AGACAAGAAAGCCCAAGTGACGAGTCCGAAGCATCTGATGCAGTTCAGCAGACGCCACCGCACAAT GTTGTTTGTATCGGACATCACTCGGTCAGCCTGCCTTTCAGCCACGGAGTGAGT GTTATCAGTAATGTTCAAGATGTATTTGCAACCAGCAACAAACTAGAT gtctcattgaaaactgatgCTGCTTCGTCTCGCCTAGACGCTAGCTTTGAAGAAACAACT ATGGCTGCTGACCAACAAAACAGCAGTTTGTCAAGGGAGGAAACAGAAATGAAG GTGGAGAAGAAAGACAACTCTACACAGTGGGAATTGGAGGAACCAGTCCCAGACCACACATATGCAGACACAAATGACAGTTCAAACACTCCTCTTACAATGAGAAGCATTCACTTTCAGTACTTAACGCCACAAGACGTACACTTCTACACTGGCCTCCCATTTGATGCTTTTAATAAGCTCATTATTTTACTGAGGGCCAATGGCACAAAAGTAGGGGGAATATTGGGTTTAGAACAACAGCTGTTGCTCACACTTATGAGACTAAGACTTGGGCTCCTCTGTGGGGACCTTGCAAGAAGATTCAGCATTTCAATTGCGACAGTGTCAACAATATTCTCAAGTATGATGTCCACCTTAGCTAAAGTAATGGAAGACATAGTGGTGTGGCTGCCTCGGTCAGTAGTTTATGACAGTATGCCGTACACCTTTGTCAAGAATGGCTACGACCGCACAACATGCATATTTGACTGCACAGAGGCGTGGTTGCAAAGACCCAAGAAATTAATGGCAAGGGCACAGAGCTACAGCGCATACAAAGGGTCAAATACTATCAAGTTTTTGACAGTCATAGCGCCCAACGGGCTAATCATGTTTGTATCAGATGTATATGGTGGAAGGGCCTCCGATAAATACATAGTTCGGACATGTGGTGTGAAGGACTATTTACTCCCAGGCGACGAAATTATGGCAGATCGTGGATTCAAGCTTGAGCCACATCTTGAAGCACAAGGAATCCGCATGAATGCACCGGCCTTCACCAGAG GAAAGAGTCAACTGTCTGAAAAAGAAGTGACAAAAACCAGGCGAATCGCTTCACTGCGCATCCATGTGGAACGCGCTATCAATCGGATAAAGACTTATCGAATTTTTAAGCAGGCTTTGCCTATCAAGTCAAGGAAGCATATCAACATGATTGTTTTCGTTTGTGCTGGCCTATGCATTCTGAAGGGCCCTCTGATCAAAGAGCAGCAAGAACAATAA